TGAGATTAAAAGCACCTATATGTATAAGATAGAGAACGATAGTCTGTATCGTGACTCTGGCATCTGGGAGTCTATACGACCCATTCCCCTCACGTTGGACGAAAAGCGTTCCTTTGCTGTTAAGGACAGTTTGCTGGCGGTGAGCAAAGACTCCCTGGCGTCAGATTCCGCAACTACAGCTAAGAAGTTTACAAAAATTCTAAGCCAGATATTGGATGGACCAACCTTCCCCAGAGAGGGAGCCTATAAGTTTCGTTACGGAGGCCTGACTGATCTTTCTGCCCTGGGCTTTAATGCGGTGGATGGATGGCGATATGGGCAAAAAGTGGGATTTGAGTGGCAGCAGGATACTCTACATAGGCTCAAAGCTGATGCTTCTGTAGGTTATGCATTTGCGCGCAAGAAGTGGTATGGAGAACTGACCCTACAACAAGACTATCAGCCCTTGCGACGTGGTTTGATCAAGGTTTCCGGAGGAACTGGAGCCTATGATTTTAAAGGGGATATGGGACTGAACTACCTGATTAATATGGGAGCCTCACTCTTGTTTAAAGAGAACTACTGGCGTCTGTATCACAATGATTTCCTGAAGGTGAGTAATGAAGTGGATATTGCCAACGGCTTGCGTCTTACAACAGACATTGCATGGCACAATATGGCACCCCTGGGCAACTCAACAAACTATTCATTCTTTTATCGGGATAAGGAGTATTATGATAATGTGGTAGAAAACAGGGGAGTGGTTAATCAGAATTTTGATGCACAAAAGGCTTTAGTCTGGTCGGCCGGTCTTGAATATACGCCTCGTCAGTATTATCGTATAGCGAATGGCAGAAAGCAAGCCTTGCATTCAGCATACCCCACTTTAACTGCAAGGGTGGAGCAAGGTCTGGAAGCTTTAGGTAGTACAGCTGATTACCTTTTATTAGAAGGGGGTATTTACAAAAAGGCCGATTTTTCATTCAAGCCCTCTTTCTCGTGGGCACTTGATGGGGGTTATTATTTACGCAACAGGCAGATGCATTTTTCTCAGTTCAAGCATTTCCAATCCTCATCATCTCCACTCATATTTAACGATTTTACTGATGGCTTATTTTTGCTTGATGATTATGAGGCATCCACTAATTCATGGTATATGAGGGCAGGAGCCACGTATTCATCTCCCTGGATGTTGATAAAAAATCTGCCATTTTTCAGTAATAGGGTATGGAATGAAAACCTGCACGTCAACTACCTGCATACACCTGAGAACCCGCATTACTTTGAGACGGGCTACAGTATCAGTCGTATTTTCATGGTTGGAAGCATTGGTGTGTTTGCCGGTTTCTCTGAGGGTAGTTATTCACATTGGGGTCTTAAGGCTGCCATCACCTTGTGGTGATGGCAAATATTTTCTATTTTTGCTGCTTAACTGCCCGAGAGGCATATTTCTGAACAACGCAGAACCATGGAGATAGCAAGTAAGTATGATCCTTCGCAATGCGAAGAGAAATGGTATTCCTATTGGATGGAAAAGGGCTTCTTCAAATCGAAGCCGGATGACCGTGAACCTTATACTATAGTCATCCCCCCGCCAAATGTGACAGGTGTGTTGCATATGGGGCACATGCTCAACAACACTATACAGGACATCCTGATCAGACGTGCCAGGATGCTTGGAAAGAATGCCTGTTGGGTACCGGGTACCGACCATGCTTCAATTGCTACGGAGGCTAAGGTGGTTAACAAACTGCGTGAGCAGGGCATTGCAAAGACTTCCCTTACACGTGACGAGTTCCTGAAACATGCCTGGGAGTGGACAGACAAGCATGGAGGTATCATCCTTGAGCAGCTTAAGAAGCTTGGTGCTTCATGTGATTGGGATCGTACCTGCTTCACAATGGATGAGACAAGGAGCAAGGCTGTTATTGAAGCCTTTGTTGACCTGTACCGCAAGGGATATATTTACAGGGGTGTGAGGATGGTCAACTGGGACCCCAAGGCCCTTACTGCTGTAAGTGATGAAGAGGTTAACTACAAGGAGCTTGATTCAAAGCTTTACTATATAAGATACAAGGTCGACGGAACTGCTGACGAATATGTGACGATTGCAACAACCCGTCCTGAGACTATACTTGGTGATACTGCAGTATGCGTTAATCCGGCTGATGAGCGTTTCAAGCATCTTGTTGGCAAGCGTGTGCTTGTTCCTCTTATCAACCGTTCAATCCCTGTTATTGCAGATGAATACGTTGATATGGAGTTTGGTACCGGCTGCCTTAAAATCACACCGTCGCACGACGTCAATGACTATGAGATAGGCCTGCGTCACAACCTTGAGAGTATCAACATCCTTAATGATGACGGTACCTTAAGTGAGGCTGCCCAGATCTATGTAGGCCGTGATCGCTTTGAGGTTCGTGATGAGATAGAAGGAGCCCTCAAAGAAGCAGGCAACCTTGTAAAGGTTGAGAACTACAAGAACAAGGTAGGTTTTTCAGAACGTACGGATGTGGTTATCGAGCCCCGTCTGAGCACCCAGTGGTTCCTCCGTATGGGCGAACTTGCAAAGCCTGCTCTTGATGCAGTACTGAATGATGAGGTACGTTTTCACCCGGCCAAGTTCAAGAACCTCTACCGTCACTGGATGGAGAATGTCAAGGACTGGTGTATCTCGCGTCAGCTTTGGTGGGGACACCGTATTCCGGTTTACTACCTGGCCGACGGTTCCTTTGTTGTCGCTGCCACCGAAGAGGAAGCTCTTGCTTTGGCTAAGGAAAAGACAGGCAATCAGGCACTGACAATGGCTGATCTGCGTCAGGATGAAGACGTGCTTGATACATGGGCATCTTCATGGTTATGGCCTATTTCAGTATTTGACGGCTTTGGCCCTGATAAAAAGGATATAGATTATTATTATCCTACATCTGACCTGGTTACTGCCCCTGATATCATATTTTTCTGGGTGGCACGTATGATTATGGCCGGGTATTATTTCAAAGGCAAGAAGCCTTTCAGTAATGTTTACTATACCGGAACGGTTCGTGACAAGATCGGACGCAAGATGTCTAAATCATTGGGCAACAGTCCCGACCCGCTTGACCTGATAGCAATTTACGGTGCTGATGGTGTTAGGGTAGGTATGTTGCTGTGTTCACCTGCCGGTGGTGACCTTCGTTTTGACGAGAGCTTGCCAGAACAGGGAAGGAACTTTGCAAACAAGATATGGAATGCCTTCAGGCTGGTCAAGGGATGGCAGGTAAGCGAAACTGCAGAGCAGCCCGAAAGTGCACGCCTGGCTATTGAGTGGTTTGACAACAGACTGCAGAAAGAACTTGCAGCAATTGACGATATGTTCTCCAAGTATAGAGTGTCAGATGCCTTGATGGCAGTTTACAACCTCTTCTGGGATGAATTCTCAAGCTGGTATCTTGAGCTTGTTAAACCTGCTTTCGGACAACCTGCTGATGCGAAGACCTATGAGGCTACGATCTCATTCTTCGACCAGATGATGAGGCTAATCCATCCCTTTATGCCCTTTATCACAGAGGAGATATGGCAGCAGCTAAGCCCACGCAAGGATGGTGAAAGCATTATGGTAAGCATGATGCCTGAAATCCATGGATACGATGAAGCTCTGCTCCAGGATTTCGAGTTGGTTAAGGAGGCTGTCCAAAATATCAGAACAGTAAGGAAGAACCACAATATCGCAATGAAGGAAGCCATCGAACTAAAGGTAATGGCCGGTGAGGATGGTTATGTGGAACGCTTCAATGCTGTTGTAAGCAAACTAACAAACCTGTCATCGGTGACTGCTGTCACCGAAAAGCCCGGATCTGCTGCAGGCTTTATGGTCAAGTCATCCGAGTTTTTCGTTCCTCTTGCATCTACTATTGATCCACAGGAAGAACTTGCAAAGCTGAAGGCCGAACTGCAGTACGCTGAAGGTTTCCTTGCCAGTGTTATGAAGAAGCTCGGTAATGAACGTTTTGTTGCAAGTGCTCCTGCGAATGTGGTAGCTTTGGAACAACAGAAAAAGGCTGATGCCGAAGCCAAGATCGCAGTGCTTAAGGATAGAATTGCAGAGTTGCAATAATATAGCATTAGATTGCCATAGCCCCCGGATGCCCGAGTATCCGGGGTTTTTTGTTTTGATATATAGAAAACACTACATTTGATGAACCATACAATCTTAAGCCCGTTGTAAGTTTTACACAATAAACGTACATAAGATATGAATTCAGTAAAAGTTTGGTTGTCCGTTATTTTACTTATTATTGCTACTTCGATAAGTGCCCAGGTGCTAAAGCCGGTTAAGTGGAGTTTTGCGATCAACCGTCTTAGTGATACTGAAGCTGAAGTGGTTGCTACAGCTTCGATAGAGGGGGAGTGGCACCTGTATGCAGCCAATATCCCTGAGGGAGGACCAGTTCCCACGGCACTGGTGTTTGAGGAGAATGAGGCTTACAAGCCCGTTGGTGAGTTGTTACAATCACCTGAGCCAAAGTTCTTCCATGACGAAAACTTCGATATGGAGCTGGCGTATTTTACCGGTTTTGCCAAGCTGACACAAAAGATCGAGATATCTAAGCCCGGCAAACATAAAA
The genomic region above belongs to Xiashengella succiniciproducens and contains:
- a CDS encoding DUF5686 and carboxypeptidase regulatory-like domain-containing protein → MQANHLPRLLLILSFFLLSCFQLSAAGLSGWVRDTKGNPVPGATVYISELRTGTASNSEGYYQVSLAPGVYNLTFQAVGFEKRVLKVSIIEDHYEELNIELQEGLFHIPEVRVYSGGEDPAYAMMRKAISLAPYYLQQASSYESEVYLRGSFVLDKVPKILGKGVSVSVNSQEAQVGETYTYESLNRLQFIAPDTFHHTIVSSRSTFSGLDDNSPIGYINSSFYENDNDLFISPLSPQAMRHYKFRYEGYSMDGNRVINKIRVIPRRKSQQLLEGDLYLVEGLWCIHSVDFSLETFFGVVNMRQMYAPVSDGIWLPVSHNFRIVASIMGLKGKANYMSSVKYLEVVRNMKLSPPALIADKLAVEPAPAEEVSKPVSTKDQRRMQELMEKENLSNRDMIRLAALIEKDSQRQETKRKEVLEIKSTYMYKIENDSLYRDSGIWESIRPIPLTLDEKRSFAVKDSLLAVSKDSLASDSATTAKKFTKILSQILDGPTFPREGAYKFRYGGLTDLSALGFNAVDGWRYGQKVGFEWQQDTLHRLKADASVGYAFARKKWYGELTLQQDYQPLRRGLIKVSGGTGAYDFKGDMGLNYLINMGASLLFKENYWRLYHNDFLKVSNEVDIANGLRLTTDIAWHNMAPLGNSTNYSFFYRDKEYYDNVVENRGVVNQNFDAQKALVWSAGLEYTPRQYYRIANGRKQALHSAYPTLTARVEQGLEALGSTADYLLLEGGIYKKADFSFKPSFSWALDGGYYLRNRQMHFSQFKHFQSSSSPLIFNDFTDGLFLLDDYEASTNSWYMRAGATYSSPWMLIKNLPFFSNRVWNENLHVNYLHTPENPHYFETGYSISRIFMVGSIGVFAGFSEGSYSHWGLKAAITLW
- a CDS encoding valine--tRNA ligase; the protein is MEIASKYDPSQCEEKWYSYWMEKGFFKSKPDDREPYTIVIPPPNVTGVLHMGHMLNNTIQDILIRRARMLGKNACWVPGTDHASIATEAKVVNKLREQGIAKTSLTRDEFLKHAWEWTDKHGGIILEQLKKLGASCDWDRTCFTMDETRSKAVIEAFVDLYRKGYIYRGVRMVNWDPKALTAVSDEEVNYKELDSKLYYIRYKVDGTADEYVTIATTRPETILGDTAVCVNPADERFKHLVGKRVLVPLINRSIPVIADEYVDMEFGTGCLKITPSHDVNDYEIGLRHNLESINILNDDGTLSEAAQIYVGRDRFEVRDEIEGALKEAGNLVKVENYKNKVGFSERTDVVIEPRLSTQWFLRMGELAKPALDAVLNDEVRFHPAKFKNLYRHWMENVKDWCISRQLWWGHRIPVYYLADGSFVVAATEEEALALAKEKTGNQALTMADLRQDEDVLDTWASSWLWPISVFDGFGPDKKDIDYYYPTSDLVTAPDIIFFWVARMIMAGYYFKGKKPFSNVYYTGTVRDKIGRKMSKSLGNSPDPLDLIAIYGADGVRVGMLLCSPAGGDLRFDESLPEQGRNFANKIWNAFRLVKGWQVSETAEQPESARLAIEWFDNRLQKELAAIDDMFSKYRVSDALMAVYNLFWDEFSSWYLELVKPAFGQPADAKTYEATISFFDQMMRLIHPFMPFITEEIWQQLSPRKDGESIMVSMMPEIHGYDEALLQDFELVKEAVQNIRTVRKNHNIAMKEAIELKVMAGEDGYVERFNAVVSKLTNLSSVTAVTEKPGSAAGFMVKSSEFFVPLASTIDPQEELAKLKAELQYAEGFLASVMKKLGNERFVASAPANVVALEQQKKADAEAKIAVLKDRIAELQ